The following proteins are encoded in a genomic region of Pseudodesulfovibrio mercurii:
- a CDS encoding late competence development ComFB family protein produces the protein MLKKPLKILGVDVSKIVNRNERRVAELVPQIIAEYYEDYIFEDLDIQDIYALALNLLPAGYAQAGSIVLSDRISDYEIRTQIRNAVERVLDNPTRASD, from the coding sequence ATGCTCAAGAAGCCGCTGAAGATACTCGGCGTGGATGTCTCCAAGATCGTCAACCGCAACGAACGGCGCGTGGCCGAACTGGTCCCGCAGATCATCGCGGAATATTACGAAGACTATATTTTCGAGGACCTGGACATCCAGGACATCTACGCCCTGGCCCTGAACCTGCTTCCGGCGGGCTACGCCCAGGCCGGGTCCATCGTGCTCTCGGACCGCATCTCGGACTACGAGATCCGCACCCAGATCCGCAACGCGGTGGAACGCGTCCTGGACAACCCCACCCGGGCGAGCGATTAG